A genome region from Candidatus Hydrogenedentota bacterium includes the following:
- a CDS encoding tetratricopeptide repeat protein, translating into MARRERTGRAPEETTLPAALQKPSARSILIGAGLFVLTLAVYWPVLGHQFIDQFDDGQYVTDNAEVQQGITAAGVRWALTASVSSNWHPLTLLSHMLDVQMYGLDPWGHHLTNILLHAAGTVLLFLLLLRLTDRPWPGACVAALFALHPMHVESVAWIAERKDVLSACFWFLSTLAYVSYARKPGLRRYWPVVLLYALGLTAKPMLVTLPFTLLLLDFWPLGRYAFDGCAEAPLRGNLALIVEKIPLFALALGSSILTFVFQYTTNAVSDLESLPLRVRLANAVVSYVAYIVKLIWLTDYAVIYPHTYSSRPLWQLLIAALILVVVTVVVLWLAARYPHLLVGWLWYLGTLVPVIGIVQVGSQAMADRYSYIPSVGLFIMLAYSVMPSAKHSTFGQLLSACSITILLVLAVASRFQLEHWRNSETLFRHALAVTENNATANYALGDYLAEEGRLDEAEKYVAEAMRLNPYFTPGYKTLGLVRLAQGKLGGAHECFAKLELLEPDNGSVHYTMGVILEKMGKPEEAAREFERAIADFQSALKMSPNDPLAMFNLAVALDHVGKPDQARPLYQDALRLRPDLLPADRAEALINGD; encoded by the coding sequence GTGGCGCGTCGCGAACGGACTGGCCGTGCACCTGAGGAGACTACCCTGCCTGCTGCTCTCCAGAAACCATCAGCGCGCAGCATATTAATCGGGGCCGGGCTTTTTGTGCTGACACTGGCCGTGTATTGGCCTGTGCTGGGCCATCAGTTCATTGACCAGTTTGACGACGGCCAGTACGTCACCGACAACGCGGAGGTCCAGCAGGGCATCACAGCCGCCGGAGTGCGGTGGGCCCTGACAGCCTCGGTATCCTCTAACTGGCACCCGTTGACTCTTTTGTCCCACATGCTCGACGTCCAGATGTACGGTTTGGATCCATGGGGACACCACTTGACGAATATTCTGCTCCATGCTGCCGGTACGGTTTTGCTGTTTCTTCTTCTGCTCCGGCTCACTGACAGACCGTGGCCCGGTGCTTGTGTTGCCGCCCTTTTTGCGCTGCATCCGATGCATGTTGAGTCAGTTGCGTGGATTGCGGAACGCAAGGATGTTTTGAGCGCCTGCTTCTGGTTTCTGAGCACTCTGGCGTACGTAAGCTATGCCCGTAAACCGGGTCTGCGCCGGTATTGGCCTGTGGTACTGCTCTATGCCCTCGGCCTGACGGCAAAACCCATGCTGGTCACGTTGCCTTTTACCCTCCTGCTCCTGGACTTCTGGCCACTGGGACGGTACGCATTCGATGGATGTGCCGAGGCACCTCTAAGAGGGAATCTCGCGCTTATTGTGGAAAAGATTCCACTCTTTGCCTTGGCCCTGGGATCATCTATATTGACTTTTGTCTTTCAATACACAACCAATGCCGTATCAGATCTTGAGTCCCTACCATTGAGAGTGCGCTTGGCGAACGCTGTGGTATCCTACGTTGCTTACATTGTCAAGCTGATATGGCTAACCGACTACGCAGTCATTTATCCGCACACGTATTCGTCGCGCCCCTTATGGCAGCTCCTAATTGCGGCACTGATCCTCGTGGTCGTGACCGTCGTCGTGCTCTGGTTAGCGGCGCGGTATCCGCACTTGCTTGTGGGATGGCTCTGGTACTTGGGCACGCTCGTGCCTGTCATTGGCATTGTCCAGGTTGGGTCCCAAGCGATGGCGGATCGTTACAGCTACATTCCCTCAGTCGGGCTCTTCATCATGTTGGCTTACAGTGTCATGCCCTCTGCGAAGCATAGTACGTTCGGGCAATTGCTTTCGGCTTGTTCCATAACGATCCTGTTAGTGCTCGCCGTAGCATCGCGGTTTCAACTCGAACACTGGCGCAACAGCGAGACTCTTTTCCGCCACGCCCTGGCGGTCACAGAGAACAACGCTACGGCGAATTACGCACTGGGCGATTATCTGGCGGAAGAAGGGCGTCTCGATGAGGCGGAAAAGTACGTGGCTGAAGCAATGAGGCTGAATCCCTATTTCACTCCTGGCTACAAGACCCTCGGGCTGGTGCGTCTCGCCCAAGGCAAATTGGGCGGCGCACACGAGTGTTTCGCGAAACTGGAGCTTCTGGAGCCTGACAACGGCAGCGTGCACTACACCATGGGCGTGATCCTCGAGAAAATGGGCAAACCGGAAGAGGCCGCGCGGGAATTCGAGAGAGCTATCGCCGACTTCCAGTCCGCCCTGAAGATGTCCCCCAATGACCCGCTGGCAATGTTTAACCTCGCGGTCGCCCTTGACCACGTGGGAAAACCCGACCAGGCTCGGCCTCTTTACCAAGACGCGTTGCGACTCCGCCCGGACCTTCTCCCTGCGGACAGGGCCGAAGCGCTGATCAACGGCGATTAG
- a CDS encoding ABC transporter ATP-binding protein, with product MDAIVTKRLAKVYGGHIGRGGVRSLDDLNLAIAPNEVFGFLGRNGAGKTTTIKILCSLLRATEGQAFVMGKDVRKRETRAHIGYLPENPYFYEYLNPRETLDFYGELNGLTRPRRSAEWERLADLLDLREFAGQRVRGFSKGMRQRLGFAVALVGDPEVLILDEPMSGLDPLGRRMIRELILLLHAQGKTVFFSSHVLGDVEQICSRVGILVKGRLTTQGRLDELLTRRVNRVEIVAEGLSETAAAALAARADGTRESEQGRHFFVNDMDAANGIAAELMQSGGKLIEFTPIRESLEEYFMREQETGS from the coding sequence ATGGATGCTATCGTTACCAAACGTCTGGCCAAGGTATACGGGGGGCATATCGGACGCGGCGGCGTTAGATCCCTCGACGACCTCAATCTGGCCATCGCGCCCAACGAGGTCTTCGGCTTCCTGGGCCGCAACGGCGCGGGCAAGACCACCACGATCAAAATCCTGTGCAGCCTCCTGCGCGCTACGGAGGGCCAAGCCTTCGTGATGGGCAAAGATGTCCGCAAACGCGAGACCCGCGCGCACATCGGCTACTTGCCCGAGAACCCCTACTTCTACGAATACCTCAATCCCCGCGAGACCCTCGATTTCTACGGAGAGCTCAACGGTCTTACGCGTCCCCGGCGCAGCGCCGAGTGGGAACGTCTTGCGGATTTGCTCGACCTGCGCGAGTTCGCGGGCCAGCGCGTGCGCGGGTTCTCGAAAGGCATGCGGCAGCGCCTGGGATTCGCCGTCGCGCTCGTGGGCGACCCCGAAGTGCTCATCCTGGACGAACCCATGTCGGGCCTCGACCCGCTGGGCCGCCGGATGATCCGCGAACTGATCCTGTTGCTCCACGCTCAGGGGAAGACCGTTTTCTTCAGCTCACACGTGCTGGGCGATGTCGAACAGATCTGCAGCCGTGTGGGCATTCTGGTGAAGGGCAGGCTCACCACACAGGGCCGCCTCGACGAATTGCTCACGCGCCGCGTCAACCGCGTCGAGATCGTCGCGGAAGGCCTTTCCGAAACCGCGGCAGCCGCATTGGCTGCCCGGGCGGATGGTACGCGCGAATCCGAGCAGGGCCGCCATTTCTTCGTCAACGACATGGACGCCGCCAACGGAATCGCCGCCGAGCTCATGCAGTCCGGCGGCAAACTGATCGAGTTCACGCCCATCCGGGAATCGCTCGAGGAATACTTCATGCGCGAACAGGAGACCGGCTCATGA
- a CDS encoding DUF1559 domain-containing protein produces the protein MKRRGFTLIELLVVIAIIGILAAILLPALARAREAARRASCANNLKQCGLVYKMYANESKGEKWPPMQGGDVYYLDGIAGNEPSGWGDCNASPGAAMCPNPVAIYPEYVTDWNIFACPSAPDASDAHEMLSVLECGYYQGIADDLGDSYIYTGWVLDGFKTGYDTMVLLDPTLPEVSAQVGELFMSLYLDNALANSALVPAEASTARSALDSDVSVTAPYGLAGGTTVYRLREGIERFLITDINNPAGSAQAQSEIIVMFDIVNADPASSGVGLAMNHVPGGANALYMDGHVEFVRYSELGDAPANSMTGYTLYTISKVSEIL, from the coding sequence ATGAAAAGACGTGGATTCACACTAATCGAACTTCTTGTTGTCATCGCGATCATCGGCATTCTGGCGGCCATCTTGCTACCGGCCCTGGCGCGGGCCCGCGAAGCGGCCCGCCGCGCCAGTTGCGCCAACAATCTCAAACAGTGCGGGCTCGTCTACAAAATGTACGCAAACGAATCCAAGGGCGAAAAGTGGCCGCCGATGCAGGGCGGCGACGTCTACTACCTTGACGGCATTGCCGGGAATGAGCCCAGCGGCTGGGGCGACTGCAACGCCTCGCCCGGCGCCGCGATGTGCCCCAACCCGGTCGCCATCTATCCCGAGTACGTGACGGACTGGAACATCTTCGCCTGTCCGTCGGCCCCCGATGCCTCGGATGCCCACGAAATGCTCTCGGTGCTCGAGTGCGGGTACTATCAAGGCATTGCCGACGACCTTGGCGACAGCTACATCTACACCGGCTGGGTGCTGGACGGATTCAAGACCGGTTACGACACCATGGTCCTGTTGGACCCCACGCTTCCGGAGGTTTCCGCCCAAGTCGGCGAACTCTTCATGAGCCTGTATCTCGATAACGCGCTCGCCAACTCAGCACTCGTCCCTGCGGAGGCCTCTACCGCGCGGTCCGCCCTCGATTCCGACGTGTCGGTAACCGCCCCCTACGGGCTGGCCGGGGGTACGACCGTCTATCGCCTGCGCGAAGGCATCGAGCGATTCTTGATCACCGACATCAACAATCCGGCGGGCAGTGCCCAAGCGCAGTCCGAGATCATCGTAATGTTCGACATCGTGAACGCCGACCCGGCATCCTCCGGTGTCGGTTTGGCCATGAACCACGTTCCTGGCGGCGCCAATGCGCTCTACATGGACGGCCATGTCGAATTCGTCCGCTATAGCGAACTCGGAGACGCCCCGGCGAATTCGATGACCGGCTATACTCTGTACACCATCAGCAAGGTGAGTGAAATCCTCTAA
- a CDS encoding prepilin-type N-terminal cleavage/methylation domain-containing protein, producing MRRRERGFTLIELLVVIAIIGILAAILLPALARAREAARRASCANNLKQMGIIYKMYANESKGEKWPPLQGLAEYYTDGTGALPPECDGQDEPELAPRVISIYPEYLTDFNVMRCPSDPDYGDGVEAHLAIIVDRPGMVCVSPYKGIADNPSDSYFYMGYVVDQCDGDDDKVDIGADELVPTQLVEVLSVIGPASYGGNGAFDYGVPADPVAARASLDNDVSVNSPYGNGGSSTVYRLREGIERFMITDINNPAGSAQAQSEIEVMFDCISLEAGGDIPFNHVPGGSNVLFMDGHVEFIRYSPDGPFPVNSGFAAITSFVG from the coding sequence ATGAGAAGACGAGAAAGAGGATTCACATTAATCGAACTGCTGGTAGTCATCGCCATCATCGGCATCTTGGCCGCGATTCTGCTGCCGGCACTGGCGAGGGCGCGCGAAGCGGCACGGCGGGCCAGTTGCGCCAACAACCTCAAACAAATGGGCATTATTTACAAGATGTATGCAAACGAAAGCAAAGGCGAAAAATGGCCGCCCCTGCAGGGATTGGCCGAGTACTACACCGACGGAACCGGCGCGCTGCCGCCCGAATGCGACGGGCAGGATGAGCCTGAGCTGGCGCCGCGCGTCATCTCCATTTATCCCGAGTACCTGACCGACTTCAACGTCATGCGCTGCCCCTCTGACCCTGATTACGGCGATGGGGTCGAGGCTCACTTGGCCATCATCGTGGACCGGCCCGGCATGGTCTGCGTGAGCCCCTACAAAGGCATCGCCGACAATCCCTCGGACAGCTATTTCTACATGGGTTACGTCGTCGATCAGTGCGACGGAGACGACGATAAGGTAGACATCGGCGCGGACGAGCTCGTCCCGACGCAGCTGGTCGAGGTCTTGAGCGTCATTGGCCCGGCTTCTTATGGTGGCAATGGCGCATTTGACTACGGCGTCCCGGCCGACCCGGTTGCTGCGCGCGCGTCTTTGGACAATGACGTCAGCGTCAACTCCCCTTACGGCAACGGCGGCAGCTCGACCGTCTACCGTCTGCGCGAAGGCATCGAGCGGTTCATGATCACCGACATCAACAATCCGGCGGGAAGCGCTCAGGCCCAGTCGGAGATCGAAGTCATGTTTGACTGCATTAGCCTCGAAGCCGGCGGCGACATCCCGTTCAACCACGTGCCCGGCGGTTCTAACGTGCTCTTCATGGATGGCCATGTCGAGTTCATCCGCTACAGCCCGGACGGACCATTCCCGGTCAACTCCGGCTTTGCCGCGATTACCTCGTTCGTAGGATAA
- a CDS encoding ABC transporter permease → MRVLAVARNTFREAVRDKVLYVLLLFAATAILGSKALGWISIGQDIKIVKDISLAAVSIFGVLIAIFVGTNLVYKEIDKRTIYTILCRPMHRWEFVLGKYFGLAALLALVTVVMAFVAAVYVVILGGGLDIVFFEAVLLIYWQLLLLTALAVLLSALTSPILGAIIVFSTYIAGHATTIFTELPPQFDGTFSKRVLEAIYYIIPNLSNFDIRAEAANGVPVASGYVLWALAYGTVYTAVLLVIASLAFQDKDV, encoded by the coding sequence ATGAGAGTGCTGGCCGTAGCCCGCAACACCTTCCGCGAAGCGGTGCGCGACAAGGTGCTGTATGTGCTGCTGCTGTTTGCCGCCACCGCGATCCTCGGCTCGAAAGCCCTTGGCTGGATCAGCATCGGGCAGGACATCAAGATCGTCAAAGACATCTCGCTGGCGGCCGTGTCGATCTTTGGCGTCCTGATTGCCATCTTCGTAGGCACCAACCTCGTGTACAAGGAGATCGACAAGCGCACCATCTACACCATACTGTGCCGTCCCATGCACCGGTGGGAGTTTGTTTTGGGCAAATACTTCGGGCTGGCGGCGCTGCTGGCCCTGGTGACGGTCGTGATGGCTTTCGTTGCGGCGGTCTACGTGGTGATCCTCGGGGGCGGCCTCGACATCGTCTTCTTCGAGGCGGTGCTGCTCATCTACTGGCAGCTGTTGCTGCTCACCGCTTTGGCGGTACTGCTCTCCGCGCTGACCTCGCCGATTCTCGGCGCCATCATCGTCTTCTCGACGTATATTGCCGGTCATGCCACTACCATCTTCACGGAGCTGCCGCCGCAGTTTGACGGAACCTTCAGCAAGCGGGTCCTCGAGGCGATCTACTACATCATCCCGAACCTCTCGAACTTCGACATCCGCGCCGAGGCGGCCAATGGCGTTCCCGTAGCCTCGGGATACGTGCTGTGGGCCCTCGCCTACGGGACGGTCTACACCGCCGTGTTGTTGGTTATCGCCTCGCTGGCGTTTCAGGACAAGGACGTATGA
- a CDS encoding LL-diaminopimelate aminotransferase, translating into MATINRNYNKLEAGYLFPEIGRRTREFIAAHPGVTVMRLGIGNTTEPLPPSIIEGLRRGVDKLAKVETYTGYGDEQGNAELREALAARYARYGATLQPDEFFVSDGAKPDSANIQSIFGTDNIVAVQDPAYPVYVDSNVIAGRTGNAINGQYEGFVYMPCTRENGFFPDPPSRKVDLIYLCSPNNPTGTVATREQLSGFVDYARKHKAVIIFDAAYAAFIADPNLPRTIYEVDGAKECAIEINSFSKEAGFTGVRLGWTVVPKALVCEDGEPGTLNRLWFRRQTTMFNGASNIVQDGGLAALSEAGQKECHAIIDYYMNNAKVIREGLESTGIAVFGGVNAPYIWMATPGGMRSWEFFDKLLNEAHVVGTPGSGFGPSGEGYFRLSAFGHAEDVRRAVRSIQENLKL; encoded by the coding sequence ATGGCAACCATCAATCGCAACTACAACAAACTCGAAGCGGGATACCTCTTTCCCGAGATCGGCCGTCGCACGCGCGAATTCATCGCCGCCCATCCGGGGGTCACGGTTATGCGTCTGGGCATCGGCAACACTACCGAGCCGCTGCCGCCATCCATCATCGAAGGACTGCGGCGCGGGGTCGACAAACTCGCGAAGGTCGAGACCTACACGGGTTACGGCGACGAACAGGGCAACGCCGAGCTTCGCGAAGCCCTTGCAGCACGGTACGCCCGGTATGGCGCAACGCTGCAGCCCGACGAATTCTTCGTCAGCGACGGCGCAAAACCCGATTCCGCGAATATTCAGTCCATCTTTGGCACTGACAACATCGTCGCGGTCCAGGACCCCGCCTACCCCGTATATGTGGACAGCAACGTTATCGCCGGCCGCACGGGTAACGCAATCAATGGCCAGTACGAAGGTTTCGTATATATGCCCTGCACCAGGGAGAACGGCTTCTTTCCGGACCCGCCCTCGCGCAAAGTGGACCTGATCTACCTGTGCAGCCCGAACAACCCGACCGGCACGGTTGCCACAAGAGAGCAATTGTCCGGATTCGTCGACTACGCACGCAAACACAAAGCCGTGATCATCTTCGATGCCGCCTACGCCGCATTCATCGCCGATCCGAATCTGCCTCGGACCATCTACGAGGTCGACGGCGCAAAGGAATGCGCCATCGAGATCAACAGCTTCTCGAAAGAGGCCGGATTCACGGGGGTGCGCCTGGGCTGGACTGTCGTGCCCAAGGCGCTGGTCTGCGAAGACGGTGAACCCGGCACGCTCAACCGCCTGTGGTTCCGCCGCCAGACCACCATGTTCAACGGGGCGTCGAATATCGTCCAAGACGGCGGACTGGCCGCCCTCTCCGAGGCCGGCCAGAAGGAATGCCATGCGATCATCGATTACTACATGAACAATGCGAAAGTGATCCGCGAGGGTCTCGAAAGCACCGGTATCGCCGTGTTCGGCGGAGTCAATGCGCCCTATATCTGGATGGCCACGCCCGGCGGCATGCGCTCCTGGGAATTCTTTGATAAACTGCTGAACGAGGCCCACGTCGTCGGCACGCCCGGGTCGGGGTTCGGCCCCAGCGGAGAAGGATACTTCCGGCTCAGCGCGTTCGGACACGCCGAGGACGTGAGGCGCGCCGTGCGGAGTATACAGGAGAATCTGAAGCTGTAG
- a CDS encoding GxxExxY protein has translation MEKVTKAHPKQVLTYPRLTGIRLGCLLDFGDALMREGISRIINGDVA, from the coding sequence GTGGAGAAGGTCACGAAGGCGCACCCTAAGCAGGTGTTGACCTATCCGCGGTTGACGGGTATCAGACTCGGCTGTCTACTCGACTTCGGCGATGCTTTGATGAGGGAGGGCATTTCCCGCATCATAAACGGAGACGTTGCGTAG